The sequence below is a genomic window from Lodderomyces elongisporus chromosome 2, complete sequence.
ATTCAGAATGCAGATATGACTCTGCAGTACTATCAattgcagcaacaacaacaacaacaacaacaacaacaacagcagcagcagcagcagcagcaaatAACATCATCTGCACTGACTCCATCAgaatcaacatcaacatcttcGCTAAACCAACCGCCTATGAAAAAGGCAGatacaaaagaagataTACCCTCAGTATATATTGATTCTCTTCAAAAATACTTGATTCTACGAAATATTCCCGATGACAATTCATGTCTATTCAACTCCATATCATACGCACTTTCAGGCGCCAATTCATATCAAACATTTTCACCGCCATCTGATCTTAGACAAGTTGTCGTTAGCTACATTGAAAAAGACCCTGTACTTTACTCGGAAGCGGTACTCGGTCGACCTAGACAAGAGTATTGCGAATGGATCTTGAAAAAAGATAGTTGGGGTGGTGCGATTGAATTGGGGATACTTGCAGACTGGTTTGATGTGCGGATAACCTGTATTGATATCGAACTGGGAAATTTTATACaaatagaaaatgaaaGCAAGAAACCTAAGGAGTTCATTGTGTTGATATATAGTGGTATTCATTACGATGTTTTTGCAATGAATGCAAACTTGAATACAACTGATAAAGAGCTGGATCAATGCAAATGGAGAATAGGTGGACGTCGAAATGGGAGTggtgaagaagaggaaaaggacGAAAATGGTCACATAGGAGAAGAACCCACAAAATATGAAGAAAGTAAAGCAAAGAAAGCGGGAGATGATCTAGACGAACGAGGTGAACGAGATGAAGAGACAGCCATATTGAAAGCCAGTGAAAAACTTTGTAAATTGTTACAGGAAAGAGACTACAGTACAAACACAACCACATTTAGAGTGCGATGTTTGGATTGTTACCTGGTTTTGGTTGGTGAGGTTGGTGCTTCTAAGCATGCAGAACAGACTGGCCACTTAAACTTTGGCGAGGTGAAAAAGACTGGAAAATGAATCAGGAATAGTCTGCGGTCATTTTTCGAGAATAGTTATTTTCTTCACTATgtctcttcatcttcaatttaaaagaaaaaaagaataaaaagaaattcaattgaaaaagaaaaattggaaagaaaagaaaagaaaaaagactGGAGAAACAATACTTTTGGTCAAAATGTAAAAGTCAGTTTCAATcaacacaaacaccaacactttttgcaacaaacgTTGACTTCTGTTAGTTTGTTATGTGTTTTATAAATTTACATCTTCAATTTgttaaaaaattataatgtgcatttgtttttctttcttttcttcttcatcttcttctttgaatgaaaaaagtttCCTCTAGTAATTGATTTACccacaaaaattaaaattcgTAACTCcaccctctctctctccctctctctccctctctctccctctctctccctctctctccctctctctctcatcAATAAGCGGCTCAGTTGCACGATCCGAAAGAAGACGATATTTATAGTGGCGGAGATTCATTTTTGCACTGCACTGCAACCATTCTCTCCCTTTGCCACACCCACGCACACTCTCgtacacacatatatcCGTCTCGTCACGTTGAGGTTACGtctcaaatttttttttttttgttttttttttttcattctctgtattttgcttctttaattttttttttttttttttctttttataatGCTCTCCTACTGTTTGATTTTCAAACCGAGAAGATCaagaattgaaacaaagaatCTTCAATTTGTAACATACATCCCAGCTAGATTCTGTCGACATTGAAAGCATTGTTGTAAAACACAGACATTCACTTAAAGGACGGAGATAGATAGACAccctcccccccccacgcatatacatatatacacaattctttccttctttttgtattgtcCCTCTCCCTATTATTCAATCATC
It includes:
- the OTU1 gene encoding ubiquitin-specific protease otu1 (BUSCO:EOG09263S1E; MEROPS:MER0116525) gives rise to the protein MRLKLKSSQGIKTINVDKDHLFKDFLSELQLNKELHEDVSEVVSSIKTGFPPKPLQLSFGVKETIFDKGIKDGDQLLISFASLKRKSTPDISEDIQNADMTSQYYQLQQQQQQQQQQQQQQQQQQQITSSASTPSESTSTSSLNQPPMKKADTKEDIPSVYIDSLQKYLILRNIPDDNSCLFNSISYALSGANSYQTFSPPSDLRQVVVSYIEKDPVLYSEAVLGRPRQEYCEWILKKDSWGGAIELGILADWFDVRITCIDIESGNFIQIENESKKPKEFIVLIYSGIHYDVFAMNANLNTTDKESDQCKWRIGGRRNGSGEEEEKDENGHIGEEPTKYEESKAKKAGDDLDERGERDEETAILKASEKLCKLLQERDYSTNTTTFRVRCLDCYSVLVGEVGASKHAEQTGHLNFGEVKKTGK